GGACCTTATACCCCAACCAATAAAATGTTGATTACTCCGGGAAGTATGGATGATTATTCACATATTACGCAAACAGGATTTTTCGTCAATGTAAAAGGTTCAAAACAAGAAACAGTTATTTTTTGTGGCGACCGATGGGCTGATTTTGCTGGAAATGGTTTAGGTTACAACCAATGGTGTCCCTTATCGTTTGATGATGAAATGCCATATTTTAACTCCTTAAATGCTTGGAAGCTCAACGAAACTACAGGCGAATGGACTGTTTCTAACGATAATAATTACGTGAAAAACCCCAGTTTTGAAGCAGACCGTAGGCATATCCCAAGTCCCGTTAAACCAATTAAAGAACAATTATTGGCATGGCATTCTCAAGTACTTCAGGGTAATGTTATTGTGATAGAAGATGATAGTTCGCCTGTTTTAAACCATTTTAATACAGAGTCAGACCGTAAATATGTTATTGGAGAAAAAAGCTTAAATATTTCAGACAGTATAGATTTTAAAAGAAAAGTTTATCAGATTATTGAGTCTAGTCCGTATGTTACATTACCGGATGGCACATATCACTTATCGGCAAAAATTAGAAGTCAAGGAGGTTTTAATAAACTAGAAATGTATGCCGAAAGTGGTGGAATTAAAAATAACAAATCCATAGATGATACGGTTGGAAACTGGAGTACAATCTCCCTAAGAAATATACCAGTAAAAAATGGTAAAATAGAAATAGGATTTTATGCCGATGCCAAAGCCCATTCTAGTTGCCAGATAGACGATGTTATCCTAATAAGGGAGTCCGAATAATGAAGAATCCAAAACAAAATATATTTATTGTTCTGGTATGCCTTTTTTTTACGGTATTGGGATTTCCTGTTAACTGTAGCTATCAGGCTTCTAATAAATTTGAAATTTATACCTCAAAACACCAAACCGCTATCTTATATGATAAGGATGCCGCTGCTCTAGATTCTATTGCGGCCCATTTACTTTCAGAGGATATCTATAAAATCACCAATTACAGACCAGAAGTGATAACCGACTTTAAAAAGGTTAAAGGTTCTGTTATTGTCATCGGAGAACTTGATTCCGAATTAGTCAATCAATTTCTATCCCAAAACGATTACAGCTCTGTTTTTAAAAACCAATGGGAAAGTTTCCTTTACAAAACTACACAAAACCCTACAAAGCATATAAAAAAAGCCTTTATTATAGCTGGAACCAATCCACGTGGAACAGCCTATGGTGTGTTTAATATTTCAAAACAATTAGGTGTAAATCCGTGGTACTGGTGGGCCGATGTTCCTATAAAAAAGCAAAACGAACTTATTTTACATCAGAAAGATTATTTTAGTAAAGCTCCATCGGTAAGGTATCGCGGCATCTTTTTAAACGACGAAGACTGGGGCCTCCAACCCTGGGCAGCTAAAACTTTTGAATCCGAAACGGGGGACATAGGCCCGAAAACCTACTCCAAAATTTTCGAGCTCCTACTCCGTTTAAATGCCAACGCCATTTGGCCAGCCATGCACCCCAGTACCAAAGCCTTTTTTCATTATCTGGGCAATGTTAAAATGGCCAATATTTATAACATTGTTATAGGCTCATCTCATGCAGAACCTATGCTAAGAAACAATGTTGATGAATGGAATAAAAAGAAATTCGGAGCTTTTAATTACAAAACTAATAAAGACCAAGTTTATCATTACTGGGAAACCCGGGTTAAACAGGCGCAAAATATCGATGCTATTTATACGATGGGCATGCGTGGAGTTCATGATAGTGGTATGGAAGGCGTGAAAGGTAAAGATGAAGCTGTACAACTTTTAGACGGCATTATTAAAGATCAAAGAGGACTTATAAAAAAACACATTAATAACGACCCTACCAAAGTACCACAGGCCTTTACCGTATATAAAGAAGTGTTAGATTTATATAAAAATGGATTAGAAGTCCCTGATGATATTACCTTAGTATGGACTGACGATAACTACGGCTACATTCGTGCGCTTAGCAATACCGAAGAGCAACAACGTTCGGGAGGTGCTGGTGTATATTACCATGTGTCTTACTGGGGCAGACCGCACGATTATTTATGGTTGAACACTACGAGTCCGTACCTCATTTGGGAAGAAATGATGAAAGCCTACACGCTAAAAAACAAATCCATCTGGATTTTAAATGTTGGCGATATAAAACCTGCCGAATACAACACACAGTTATTTTTGGACATGGCTTACGATGCCTCAAATTTTGAAGACATTGATGCGGTTACCCAGCATCAGCAAGACTTTTTTACTAACATTTTCGGGGAAGATTATGGTAAAACCATTGCTGGAATTAAAAACACCTATTACCACTTAGCTTTTGAACGTAAACCGGAATTTATGGGCTGGAGTCAAACCGAACCCACAACCCCAATTTATACTTCGGATTATAACACATTTTCATTTGGTGATGAAATTGAAAACCGTATTGCGGCCTATCATAATATTGAAAAAAAAGTAAAAGCCATAGAAATAGAGCTTCCGGAAGATTTAAAATCAGCTTTTGTTCAATTAGTAAGCTACCCCGTTGAGGGCGCATCAAACATGAATAAAAAATTCCTGTACCGAGATAAGGCTTTAGCATATGCTAAAGAAAACAGAAAAAGTGCATCAAATTACAAAGCGCAATCTCACCAGGCCTATGACAAGATTGTAGCTTTAACTGAAAAATACAATACGCTCTCTGATGGAAAATGGCGCGGCATTATGCATATGAAACCTCGAAATCTACCGGTGTATCAAAACCCTCAAATTATGCTTTCTGAATATACATCAGACGATATTTTGGGTGTTTCGATAGAAGACACTTTAAAAACCACAGAAGGTTTAAGTAAACTGCCAACCTTTTATGTGAATAATTCAGCCACACATTTTATAGATATCTTCTTAAAATCTAATACTCATACCAAATGGTCATTTACAAATATCCCTGAATGGATTAAGGTTTCAAGCCAATCTGGGTATCTTAACAGTGATTCTTCATTACTAGAAGAACGAATTCTGATTTCAATCGACTGGGATTCATGGGCTAAACATGGAAAGGCGACTTCAGATGTCATCACAATTGAAGCTAAAAACTTCAAAAAAGATATTCAAATTAATGTTTCAGAAAGTTATACTAATCTGTCTAAAGAAACCATTATCGAAAAAAACGGGTTAGCCGTTTGGTATGCCAACAGTTTCAGTAAAAACGAAGCCAAAAATAAAGTCTTTTGGAAGCCTTTAAAGGGCTTGGGCCACTCTGAAAATGCTCTACAAGCAAGACCTTTAAATGCAACTTCATTTTCAGATTATAAAAACGCACCTATTTTAGAATATGATATTTACACAGAAACCATGACAACTCATGCTAATTTGAGTCTGTATGCACTTCCAACACACCCAATAACAACCGATGGTAGTGTTAGAGTTGCTGTGCAATGGAACAATAACCCTATTGAGATAATTGACTTTAAAACCGAAGGCAGAAGCCGAACCTGGAAACAAAACGTATTAAGCAATACTGCTGTAAAACAAATTCAGGTTCCTATTGAAAATAAAGGCAAGCAAACCTTAAAAATTTATATGCTGGATGCTGGTCTGGTCCTTGATTATTTTATTTTGAATACTACCAACACTATTGAAAACCCATATCATTTAGAACGTGAAACTAAACTCTAAGAGACCAATGCGAATCAATACCATATTCGCCATACTAATAACCTGTTCTTGCACCTTATTGGCTCAGGATTTTGATCGTACAAAATTCAATTTCAATTCCGATTGGACATTTAAAACTGGTGATCATGAGGAGTCCATAAAAGAAACTTTCGATGATTCGAACTGGAAAAAGGTTACTTTACCATACGCTTATAACCAGCGTGAAGCCTTTTTAAAAGACATTGCAGATTTAACCACGGGTATTGTTTGGTACCGAAAATCTTTTAAACTTCCTCAACATACCATCGATAAAAAAGTGTTTGTTGAATTTGAAGGCATCCGCCAAGGTGGAACTATTTATGTGAACGGAGAAAAAATCGGGATGCACGAAAATGGCGTTATGGCTTTTGGATTTGATATTTCTGAGTATGTAAAACCTTTCCCGGCCAACAATACCATTGCCTTGCGTATAGATAACGACTGGAAATACAGAGAAACGGTGACTAACGCCACCTACCGCTGGAACAACATCAATTTTAACGCTAATTATGGCGGGATTCCTAAAAACGTGTATTTACATATTACCGATAAAGTCTATCAAACCCTTCCGCTGTACTCCAATCTAGGAACAACAGGGGTTTACGTGTATGCTAAGGATATTGATATAAACAATAAAAGTGCGGATATTCATGTTGAAGCCGAAATAAAAAATGAAGACAATAATAACAAAACAGTAGCTTTACACGTTGAAATTTTTGATAATAACAACACCAAAGTCGCTGAATTTACCTCTATACCTTCAACTGTAAAACCTGGGAATACAACAACTTTAAAAACAAACAAGCTCCTTAACGATTTACAGTTTTGGAGTTGGGGCTATGGTTATTTGTACACGGTAAAAAGCTTCTTAAAAATAGATGACAAGCTTACCGATAAGGTCGTCACCAAAACTGGTTTTAGAAAAACTGCATTTAGACAAGGGGAAGTCGTTTTAAACGATAGAGTCATTCAAATAAAAGGTTATGCACAACGTACAAGTAACGAATGGCCAGCCATTGGTATGTCTGTTCCCGCATGGTTGAGTGATTTTAGTAACCGTATGATTGTTGAAGGTAATGGAAATACCGTTCGCTGGATGCACGTGACCCCGTGGAAACAGGATGTTGAATCTTGCGACCGTGTTGGATTGATGCAAGCTATGCCGGCAGGAGATGCCGAAAAAGACTCGCAAGGCGACCACTGGAAACAACGGGTAAACTTGATGCGTGACGCTATTATTTACAACAGAAATAATCCTAGCATTATTTTTTACGAATGCGGAAACGAGGTTATTAGCGAACCTCACATGCATGAAATGAAAAGCATAAGAAACACTTACGACCCTCATGGTGGTCGCGCTATTGGTTCGCGTGAAATGCTGGACAGTCGAGAAGCCGAATACGGTGGC
This genomic stretch from Flavobacteriaceae bacterium GSB9 harbors:
- a CDS encoding family 43 glycosylhydrolase; this encodes MIKRKTILSGFSVVLLLVSVNCSLFAQLNKIKNDQFWNTVDGKPIYSQGGGIFKFNDPFTGKEKYYWYGVHYEEAELYRENPAITHERNHFVAVSCYSSTDLVNWTFENNVLVKEEVENQGRTGWLGRMGVVHVPELKQYALFIQHNNSVLIALSDSPVGNFKKHNRLDMTDRIGTPNTGDQTVFTDYDTGKSYLVYSYGRGRNKIYISEIGVKDGMVNLLDCTQVFRGKGREGNCMFKYRGKYYLYASNLYGWDSSYAYYLVADDIRGPYTPTNKMLITPGSMDDYSHITQTGFFVNVKGSKQETVIFCGDRWADFAGNGLGYNQWCPLSFDDEMPYFNSLNAWKLNETTGEWTVSNDNNYVKNPSFEADRRHIPSPVKPIKEQLLAWHSQVLQGNVIVIEDDSSPVLNHFNTESDRKYVIGEKSLNISDSIDFKRKVYQIIESSPYVTLPDGTYHLSAKIRSQGGFNKLEMYAESGGIKNNKSIDDTVGNWSTISLRNIPVKNGKIEIGFYADAKAHSSCQIDDVILIRESE
- a CDS encoding glycosyl hydrolase 115 family protein; the encoded protein is MKNPKQNIFIVLVCLFFTVLGFPVNCSYQASNKFEIYTSKHQTAILYDKDAAALDSIAAHLLSEDIYKITNYRPEVITDFKKVKGSVIVIGELDSELVNQFLSQNDYSSVFKNQWESFLYKTTQNPTKHIKKAFIIAGTNPRGTAYGVFNISKQLGVNPWYWWADVPIKKQNELILHQKDYFSKAPSVRYRGIFLNDEDWGLQPWAAKTFESETGDIGPKTYSKIFELLLRLNANAIWPAMHPSTKAFFHYLGNVKMANIYNIVIGSSHAEPMLRNNVDEWNKKKFGAFNYKTNKDQVYHYWETRVKQAQNIDAIYTMGMRGVHDSGMEGVKGKDEAVQLLDGIIKDQRGLIKKHINNDPTKVPQAFTVYKEVLDLYKNGLEVPDDITLVWTDDNYGYIRALSNTEEQQRSGGAGVYYHVSYWGRPHDYLWLNTTSPYLIWEEMMKAYTLKNKSIWILNVGDIKPAEYNTQLFLDMAYDASNFEDIDAVTQHQQDFFTNIFGEDYGKTIAGIKNTYYHLAFERKPEFMGWSQTEPTTPIYTSDYNTFSFGDEIENRIAAYHNIEKKVKAIEIELPEDLKSAFVQLVSYPVEGASNMNKKFLYRDKALAYAKENRKSASNYKAQSHQAYDKIVALTEKYNTLSDGKWRGIMHMKPRNLPVYQNPQIMLSEYTSDDILGVSIEDTLKTTEGLSKLPTFYVNNSATHFIDIFLKSNTHTKWSFTNIPEWIKVSSQSGYLNSDSSLLEERILISIDWDSWAKHGKATSDVITIEAKNFKKDIQINVSESYTNLSKETIIEKNGLAVWYANSFSKNEAKNKVFWKPLKGLGHSENALQARPLNATSFSDYKNAPILEYDIYTETMTTHANLSLYALPTHPITTDGSVRVAVQWNNNPIEIIDFKTEGRSRTWKQNVLSNTAVKQIQVPIENKGKQTLKIYMLDAGLVLDYFILNTTNTIENPYHLERETKL